The genome window TCAATGCGGCGAAAAGCCAGTATCCGCAGGCGGTCATGGCCCATCTGCGCCCCAAGCCCAAGGCCATGGTCGGCACCCTGCTCTCCGCGGCAGGAGCCACAAGCCTCATGGACGTCTCGGACGGCCTGGCCCGCGACCTGCCCCGCCTGCTCGCTCCGGGCAACGGCGCGGCCATCACCATCGGCGAAGACATGATCCATGCGGAGGTGCGCGCCTTTGCTCAGGCAAAGGGAGCCAGGCCGGAGGAACTGGTCTTTCTGGGCGGGGAAGACTATGCCCTGCTCGGCAGTGCGGACCAGGAAACCTTTGCCTCCAAAATCTCCAGCATTCCGGGCATCAGGCAGATCGGCCTGGTTACCGAAAAAGGAATAACGGTCAACGGGAAGGAATGCGAACCCGCCGGGTTCGACCATTTCGCATAAAGGGGAAAATCAATGGACCAGGAACTGAAGATTCTCGGTTATGTGCGCTCCAGCATCAAGGACAAGGGCGGACCGGCCAAGATGGAAAACGAGCCCGGAGCGGTGCGCGCAGTCATAGAACTTGATGAGCAGTACGCCAGGGGCACCCACGGCCTCTCCGAAGGGGCGGAAATCGAGCTGTTCACCTGGTTCCACCTGAGCGACCGCACGGCCCTGGACTGCCATCCCCGCGGCAATCCCGCCAACCCAGTACAGGGCGTCTTCGCCACCCGCTCCCCGAACCGCCCCAATCCCATCGGGCTGCACCGCACATCCATCGTATCCATGCTTTCCCCCACCCGCTTCGAGGTGGAGCCCCTGGAGGCGGTGGACGGCACGCCGATCATCGACATCAAGCCCAAGCCCAAGGGGTTGCCGAGCTGGAAGACCATGGAGCGGGACAACCAATGAGACGCATGATGCTTTTCCTGGCGAGCGTCCTGCTTGCCGCGTTCACGGTCCTGCCCGCCCACGGGGCCGAGCTGGCCGGGGCGACACTGGACGACACCCTGGACATGGAAGGAAGCACCCTGATGCTCAGCGGCATGGCCCTGCGCGAAAAATTCGTGTTCGACGTCTATGTGGCCGGGCTCTACCTGCCCGAAAAACGTACCGACGCCCAAGTCATTCTGGAAACGGACGAACCGCGCATCATGGTCATGCACTTCCTGCGTACAGTGGAGGCCCAAAAGATCAACGACGCCTGGATGCAGGGGCTCGAAGACAATACCCCCGAAGCCGACGAGGAGTTGAAGGCCAAATTCTCCCGGCTCTGCTCCATGATGCAGGATGTTTACAAGGGCGAGGACATGGTCTTTTCCTACGTGCCCGGAATCGGCACGGCCATTGAAACGGCGCAGACGCCCAAGGGAGTCATCCAAGGCAAGGACTTTACCGACGCTCTGCTCTCCACCTGGATCGGTCCCAAACCCGGCCCGGGGAAATCGTTCCGGAAGGCACTTCTCAAAGAGTAATAAAAAACCCCGGTTGAACCGGGGTTTTCTTTCTGGTCAGCTTGCGAACCGGGGCCGCCTGGATTTCATGCGGCTCCAGAGCGACGTCTGTTCCGGCCGCTGGATGCTGGATGCACCGGCGGTCTCGAAGGTATAGAACAGTTCTGGGTCCACTTCGCGCGCCAGGGACAGGATATGTTTCATGTCCTTGCGTTTGCAGACCACGAACTGGACCGTGACCGGCCCGTCCTCGCCGTCGCCCGTGACCGTGGTGATGCCGTACCCGCCCTCGCGAACGACCTTGGCGATCTTGCGGCCCGAGCTGTTGCTGATGATGCGCAGCACCACGTTGCCCAGGGCGAGCTTCTTTTCGCAGGTGATGCCCATTGCCGTGCCCACCCCGAAACCCAGGGCGTAGCAAACGGCGAGAAACGGCACCTCTCCCACCTTCATGATCACGGTGGAGGTGCCCATGACCCAGATCAGCATTTCCACCACACCCAGGAGAAGCGCCATTTTGCGCTCGCCCAGCATGGAGACCATGACACGAATGGTGCCAAGGGTCAGGACCACTGCTTCGGCCAGAAAGACCATCATTCCAAGAAATATTGTATCCATCGTCATTGTGTTTTCCTCTCTTGTTGGGAAGCAGGACGATTTAAGACCGAACCATTGATTCGTCAATCAATTTTTGCACATTTTTTTACTCTTTAAATTCGGCTAGTTACATACCGTATTTTCTCAATACGCTTACAGAAAACACTTCTCCCCAACACCTTGAGTAAAAAGGCGCGCGCAAAAGCCTCATGCGTCCACGTCATTCGCCTGCCTGAAGGATCAATTCCTGACGATGGCATGACGACAAGGTAAAAATCCTACCGCCCTTCCCCGCCCAACAAAAAAGGGCGACTCCATAGGAGCCGCCCCTTGCATTCGGTACGTGATGCGCCGCTATTTCTTGAGCCAGCTCATCATTTCGCGCAGACGAGT of Salidesulfovibrio onnuriiensis contains these proteins:
- a CDS encoding chalcone isomerase family protein gives rise to the protein MRRMMLFLASVLLAAFTVLPAHGAELAGATLDDTLDMEGSTLMLSGMALREKFVFDVYVAGLYLPEKRTDAQVILETDEPRIMVMHFLRTVEAQKINDAWMQGLEDNTPEADEELKAKFSRLCSMMQDVYKGEDMVFSYVPGIGTAIETAQTPKGVIQGKDFTDALLSTWIGPKPGPGKSFRKALLKE
- a CDS encoding SAM-dependent methyltransferase, which translates into the protein MDQELKILGYVRSSIKDKGGPAKMENEPGAVRAVIELDEQYARGTHGLSEGAEIELFTWFHLSDRTALDCHPRGNPANPVQGVFATRSPNRPNPIGLHRTSIVSMLSPTRFEVEPLEAVDGTPIIDIKPKPKGLPSWKTMERDNQ
- a CDS encoding DUF2179 domain-containing protein, which codes for MTMDTIFLGMMVFLAEAVVLTLGTIRVMVSMLGERKMALLLGVVEMLIWVMGTSTVIMKVGEVPFLAVCYALGFGVGTAMGITCEKKLALGNVVLRIISNSSGRKIAKVVREGGYGITTVTGDGEDGPVTVQFVVCKRKDMKHILSLAREVDPELFYTFETAGASSIQRPEQTSLWSRMKSRRPRFAS